The following is a genomic window from Sphingobacterium spiritivorum.
ATAGGTGCTGCTTCTATTACTACCGTTACTTTTGCATCACTGCAATTAGTTGGATTCAATACTTCACAGATTGTGTACGGATATTCGTAGCTTCCTGCAGGTGTTTCCGGGCTTATCGTGATCGTTCCGTCAGGATTCATTGTGATTCCTTTGATTGGCGATGTTCCCGGTGTTAGTTTTACTTCTGCCGGTACAACAGGTTTGCCGTTCAACTGATCGTTATCTAACACACTTGTTGTACTGCCACCATCTTTTCCGTTGATAGCCGGTGGCGTATCGTTATTGGCTTTGATTGGCGCTGCTTCTACAACTACCGTTACTTTTGCATCACTGCAATTAGTTGGATTCAATACTTCACAGATTGTGTATGGATATTCGTAGCTTCCTGCAGGTGTTTCCGGTGATACTGTGATCGTTCCGTCAGGATTCATTGTGATTCCTTTGTTCGGTGATGTTCCCGGTGTTAGTTTAACTTCTGCCGGTACAACAGGTTTGCCGTTCAGCTGATCGTTATCTAACACGCTTGTTGTACTGCCACCATCTTTTCCGTTGATAGCCGGTGGCGTATCGTTATTGGCTTTGATTGGCGCTGCTTCTACAACTACCGTTGCTTTAGCATCACTGCAATTAGTTGGATTCAATACTTCACAGATTGTGTACGGATATTCGTAGCTTCCTGCAGGTATTTCCGGTGATACTGTGATCGTTCCGTCAGGATTCATTGTGATTCCTTTGTTCGGTGATGTTCCCGGTGTTAGTTTTACTTCTGCCGGTACAACAGGTTTGCCGTTCAGCTGATCGTTATCTAACACACTTGTTGTACTGCCACCATCTTTTCCGTTGATAGCCGGTGGCGTATCGTTATTGGCTTTGATTGGCGCTGCTTCTACAACTACCGTTGCTTTAGCATCGCTGCAGTTTGCTGGGTTCAGCACTTCACAGATAGTGTACGGATATTCGTAGCTTCCTGCAGGTGTTTCCGGTGATACTGTGATCGTTCCATCAGGATTCATTGTGATTCCTTTGTTCGGTGATGTTCCCGGAGTCAGTTTTACTTCTGCCGGTACAACAGGTTTGCCGTTCAGCTGATCATTATCTAACACACTTGTTGTACTGCCACCATCTTTTCCGTTGATAGCCGGTGGCGTATCGTTATTGGCTTTGATTGGCGCTGCTTCTACAACTACCGTTACTTTTGCATCACTGCAGTTTGCAGGGTTCAGTACTTCACAGATGCTGTATGGATATTCGTAGCTTCCTGCAGGTGTTTCCGGTGATACTGTGATCGTTCCGTCAGGATTCATTGTGATTCCTTTGTTCGGTGATGTTCCCGGTGTTAGTTTTACTTCTGCCGGTACAACAGGTTTGCCGTTCAGCTGATCGTTATCTAACACACTTGTTGTACTGCCACCATCTTTTCCGTTGATAGCCGGTGGCGTATCGTTATTGGCTTTGATTGGCGCTGCTTCTACAACTACCGTTGCTTTAGCATCGCTGCAGTTTGCTGGGTTCAGCACTTCACAGATAGTGTACGGATATTCGTAGCTTCCTGCAGGTGTTTCCGGGGATACTGTGATCGTTCCGTCAGGATTCATTATGATTCCTTTGTTCGGTGATGTTCCCGGTGTTAGTTTTACTTCTGCCGGTACAACAGGTTTGCCGTTCAGCTGATCGTTATCTAACACACTTGTTGTACTGCCACCATCTTTTCCGTTGATAGCCGGTGGCGTATCGTTATTGGCTTTGATCTCTTTCCATGGAAGAGGTGTAACTGTACATGTTTTACAATTCGGGTCAACAGGATCTTTCGGTTGTGTCGGATTACCGCTCTTCGATTCTCCTGTTACAGGATTATTCTTAGGATCATTTCCAACAGCTACCGCTATATTTGATACATAACCCTGCAACATATCTGCTGCTGTTATAGTATGATAAGCTTTAAATGTTTCAGATTGTCCTACCTTTAATTCGGCAATTGTACCAATGTTTTTAATGTCTGCATTAGCATCGGTAACGTTTACATTCTTTAATGTGACATTACCTGTATTTGTGACCACTATATCATATTCTATTTTCTCACCTGCATATCTGAATTGTTGAGAAAGATTAGCGGTTTTCATTACAGTAATTTCACCTTTTCTGTCAAGAGGTGTAATGGTACAGGTTAAACAGCCCGGATCAACTCCCGGATCCGTATTTATCGGATTCGGATCTTTTGAAGTAACAGATACATGATCTCCGTCCGGATCTTTTCCTGCGGCTGTTGCCAGATTATAAACACCACCTCTATCGATATCTTCTTGTTTTATGATATATTCTGCATAGAATGTTGTTTCATCCGAACTTCCCGGAGCCAGATCAACAGGTCCTCCTGTTACGGTTACTTTAGGATCGCTGATTGTGATTCCTTTAACGGTAACGTTACCGTTGTTAATAACTTCAAACCGGTACTTAATCACATCTCCCACATTGGTAGACCCATTATTATCCGTATCTACGTAAGTACCTGTTTTGTGTAATACCAATGAAGGTTGTTTTGGTAAAACTGTTACAGTTGGTATGTTATTATCAACTGCCGTACCCGAAATATCTGTTACATCTCTGCCTGTAGGATCTGCTCCTTTAGCTAAAGCTGTATTGGTTATACTTCCGGCGTCTACATCGGCCTGTGTAAGTGTGTATGTACCTGTTACTGTTCCCGTTTCTCCAGGATTTAACAGTGACGGTACAACAGGTAAATTGACAATATTTAATTTAGAGTCATTGATTACAATATTATTTACAACTGTTCCTCCATTATTGAAAACCTTAAAGGTGTATGTAACTGTCTCTCCCTTCTGAACAATCTGATCTCCGTTTTCATCATTTAAAACTGACTCTTTCACCAATGCAAGAGAAGGAACTTTTACTTCTACTTCTGGAGTGACCGGAACAGTAGGATCAATTGGATCTGTTACGATCGCTGTATTCTTAATAGCTGTTGTTCCTGCTGTAAGGTTGGCTTTGACGGTAGCTCTGAAGCTTAGGGTCAATGTACCATTGGCAGGGACGGTCAGGTTTGTCCAGTTGATCGTGTTACCTGTCAACTGACCATTGTTGGATATAGCTGTAGGTGTATTTAGCTCGGCTGCTAGCGCATCACTTACGGTAACGCCACTCTTCGCAGTACCATAACTGTTGGTCAGTACGATGCGGTATTCCAGTTCATCGCCGGATTTTACACTGGCCGGATTGCCTACGATACTTTTCACGGAAGTGATCTTTCCTTCTGTCGGCACTTCTACTTCTGGAGTGACCGGAACTGTAGGATCAATTGGATCTGTTACTATCGCTGTATTCTTAATAGAAACTGTACCTGCTGCAAGGTTGGCTTTGACCGTAGCCTTGAAGCTTAGGGTCAATGTACCATTGGCAGGGACTGTCAGGTTTGTCCAGTTAATCGTGTTATTTGTCAACTGACCATTGTTGGATATAGCTGTAGGTGTATTTAGCTCGGCTGCTAGCGCATCACTGACGGTCACGCCACTCTTCGCAGTACCATAACTGTTGGTCAGTACGATGCGGTATTCCAGTTCATCGCCGGATTTTACACTGGCCGGATTGCCTACGATGCTTTTCACGGAAGTGATCTTTCCTTCTGTAGGTACTTCTACTTCTGGAGTGACCGGAACTGTAGGATCAATTGGATCTGTTACGATTGCTGTATTCTTAATAGCTGTTGTTCCTGCTGTAAGGTTGGCTTTGACCGTAGCCTTGAAGCTTAGGGTCAATGTGCCATTGGCAGGAACGGTCAGGTTTGTCCAGTTGATTGTGTTACCTGTCAACTGACCATTGTTGGATATAGCTGTAGGTGTATTCAGCTCGGCTGCTAGCGCATCACTTACGGTCACGCCAGTCTTCGCAGTACCATAGCTGTTGGTCAGTACGATGCGGTATTCCAGTTCATCACCTGATTTTACACTGGTCGGATTGCCTACGATGCTTTTCACGGAAGTGATCTTCCCTTCTGTCGGCACTTCTACTTCTGGAGTGACCGGAACTGTAGGATCAATTGGATCTGTTACGATCGCTGTATTCTTGATAGCTATTGTTCCTGTTGCAAGGTTGGCTTTGACCGTAGCCTTGAAGCTTAGGGTCAATGTGCCATTGGCAGGAACGGTCAGGTTTGTCCAGTTGATTGTGTTACCTGTCAACTGACCATTGTTGGATATAGCTGTAGGTGTATTCAGCTCCGCTGCAAGCGCATCACTTACGGTCACGCCAGTTTTGGCTTTACCGTAACTGTTAGTCAGTACGATGCGGTATTCCAGTTCATCACCTGATTTTACACTGGCCGGATTGCCGACGATGCTTTTCACGGAAGTGATCTTCCCTTCTGTAGGTACTTCTACTTCTGGAGTGACCGGAACTGTAGGATCGATAGGATCTGTTACGATCGCTGTATTCTTAATAGAAACTGTACCTGCTGCAAGGTTGGCTTTGACCGTAGCCTTGAAGCTTAGGGTCAATGTACCATTGGCTGGAACAGTCAGGTTTGTCCAGTTGATGGTATTGCCACTCAGCACTCCGCTGTTGGATATAGCTGTAGGTGTATTCAGCTCGGCTGCTAGCGCATCACTTACGGTCACACCAGTCTTCGCAGTACCATAGCTGTTGGTCAGTACGATGCGGTATTCCAGTTCATCGCCGGATTTTACACTGGCCGGATTGCCGACGATGCTTTTCACGGAAGTGATCTTCCCTTCTGTAGGTACTTCTACTTCTGGAGTGACCGGAACGGTAGGATCGATAGGATCTGTTACGATCGCTGTATTCTTAATAGAAACTGTACCTGCTGCAAGGTTGGCTTTGACCGTAGCCTTGAAGCTTAGGGTCAATGTGCCATTGGCAGGAACGGTCAGGTTTGTCCAGTTGATTGTGTTACCTGTCAACTGACCATTGTTGGATATAGCTGTAGGTGTATTCAGCTCCGCTGCTAGCGCATCACTGACGGTCACGCCAGTTTTGGCTGTACCGTAACTGTTAGTCAGTACGATGCGGTATTCCAGTTCATCACCTGATTTTACACTGGCCGGATTACCGACGATACTTTTCACGGAAGTGATCTTCCCTTCTGTAGGTACTTCTACTTCTGGAGTGACCGGAACGGTAGGATCAATTGGATCTGTTACGATCGCTGTATTCTTAATAGCTGTTGTTCCTGTTGCAAGGTTGGCTTTGACCGTAGCCTTGAAGCTTAAAGTTAATGTGCCATTGGCTGGAACGGTCAGGTTTGTCCAGTTGATGGTATTGCCACTCAGCACTCCGCTGTTGGATATAGCTGTAGGTGTATTCAGCTCGGCTGCTAGCGCATCACTGACGGTCACACCAGTTTTGGCTGTACCGTAACTGTTAGTCAGTACGATGCGGTATTCCAGTTCATCACCTGATTTTACACTGGTCGGATTACCGACGATGCTTTTTACGGAAGTGATCTTCCCTTCTGTAGGTACTTCTACTTCTGGAGTGACCGGAACTGTAGGATCAATTGGATCTGTTACGATTGCTGTATTCTTAATAGCTGTTGTTCCTGTTGCAAGGTTGGCTTTGACGGTAGCTTTGAAGCTTAAAGTTAATGTGCCATTGGCAGGGACGGTCAGGTTTGTCCAGTTGATTGTGTTACCTGTCAACTGACCATTGTTGGATATAGCTGTAGGTGTATTTAGCTCGGCTGCTAGCGCATCACTTACGGTAACGCCACTCTTCGCAGTACCATAACTGTTGGTCAGTACGATGCGGTATTCCAGTTCATCGCCGGATTTTACACTGGCCGGATTGCCTACGATGCTTTTCACGGAAGTGATCTTCCCTTCTGTAGGTACTTCTACTTCTGGAGTGACCGGAACAGTAGGGTCAATTGGATCTGTTACTATCGCTGTATTCTTAATAGCTGTTGTTCCTGCTGTAAGGTTGGCATCAACAATAACATTAAAGCTTAATGTCAATTCTGAATTACCTGCTACGGTAAGATTAGACCAGGTAATTGTTCTGTTCGTTGGATTATATGTCCCGCCATTGGTAATCGCTGAAATCTGCGATAATCCGGCAGGTATAACGTCAGATACCTGCACCGGAGTTTTTGCAACCGTATTACTGTTTTTGATTTTGATCTGGTAGGTAATAGCTTGTCCGGGTTTTAAGGTTGCAGGATTACCCACGATAGATTTTGTCGCAGTCAACAAATCAATCAACGTTACTGTTGTATTATTTTTTATATTATTACATCCTGCTCCGGCTACTCCATTACCACATTCAAAATACGGATCTGTGGGAGGAGTATTGATATCCGGGTTTGTGGCGTCCGGATCTGTCACGTCATTAGGGCGCATGATCGTTGCGTCTACTGTTATAGGACCAAAAGGTGCAGTACTGGTCGGTTTTACCTTAATTTCGTAGGTGATAGAACAGCCATTCGGCATATTAAGTGCCGAATTAAATTTATTTGATGTTATGGATGGACTTATTTCCCCACCTCCTGCGCATACAGTTTTTGGTGTTGCACTTGTAATCTCGTAGCCTGTAGGTGCATTAAATGAAAAAGGAGCACCCTCTACATCACTTGGTCCGTCATTTTTTACAATTACAGTGTATACGATTTCATCACCAACTTTGACTACTCCGTTGGAAGTGCTTACACTTTCAATCTTGAGATCGGCTACCTTAACCGATATTTGTGTTTGTAATGTTTCTACCGGGCCTAAAATAAATGTCCATGTGTCCATCGCCTTAACATCTCCAAATGTTCCGCTAGTAGCGGTTGTATTAGCGCCCCACTTATGTCCATTTGCGTTAGTGCCAGAACTCGGAGTACCATTCGGTAGTACAAAATGACTTGCATTTTTTGGTGATGAGTTTGTTCCTGAACTGGTATTTGGTATATCTGTATCATCCCAATACACAATATTTGACTCTACGGATGACAGATTATCATTAAGCAATTCCAGAATAATACCATTCGGATTGATCTCCATATCTAAGTATGGGAAATGTACTTCTGCCCCCTGAAGCTGAACACTGATTTTAGCAGGTACATTACCTTGTGGTAATGGATTTCCTGCACCATCTTTTCCATCCCAAAGAATATTATTGATACCAGCCAATGCTATGCCTGTTAACGTTCGGGCAGGAAAATTCACTCCACCGTTAGATTCAATTACAATTTTATATTGTCCGGTATTTCCAGTTTCAAAGGAAATTTTACCCCCCTTATTACTAACCTGTCCATTTGTTCCGTCTACACCGATCACTTTCAATTGTTCGACTTTAGGGACAATTCTGTTATTTTTTAACCAGGTAGTATTTCCGGGTACAGCTCCATTGGCCGAACTTGGCAAATCGTTTGCAGGAAGGGTGTAGAATATCTTGTGTGTAACTTCGGATCCGGCATCTGCCGTACGAGGATCATGTACTCTGCCCGAGAGGTTAGATAAATCCATACTCTTGTAAAGCGGGGTATTATCTGTGGTAGATTTGAAGAATCCTTTATTATTTACAAAGAACGTAAAAGAGATACCGTTATTTCCATTATTATCCACATTGTAGACATATCCGTCTTTTGTTAATATCTTGAATTTACCATAGAACCCACCAATATTCGAAAAACCGGAAGTTATTGTATAAATGTCCATATTAAGGACATTCATATATACCCGTCCTTTAATCCAGCCTGTTTTGGCGACATTGGCTACAGAGACATCCCAGGCGGGAATATATACAGAATTTGTTGCCTGCGTCCAGTTGCCATTTCCTGAAATATTGTCCCGGCCACCACTACCTGTACCATTGCCATGAGGAAGGAATTCGACCTTATAAATACCCTCCTGTACTACGGTATGATAAATTGCAGTATAAGCATTAGCAGGAGACGTCTGTCCCGGCAATCTCGGACCTTCAAGTTCGGCAGTTCGATTGGCGATATTTCCTGCGTTATTACCTATAGTCAGTGACAATTCGGTTCCGCTGGGATTATACAATTTGATTTGCGTGTTAGTTCCACTTTGAGCACTTGATGCTAATGCTATCGTTTCACCTACTTTTGCGTAGACATAATGTGTACCATTTGTGGGAAATGGATAAGCACTCGCATTTACAGTCATACTGGAACGCAAAGAAGCTCTTCCCCCACTTACTCCGCTCGGATATAAATCTCTGGAACCATCCGCATATGTATTCAATCCCAGGCAAAGGGATATAAATAGCAGTACGATGTAAACAATACAATTTTTGTTAAAATTTTGCATATTCGGTTAACAATTATTTGACTTTTCATTATCTTTCCAAAGCGGCATACTCATCAGGGCAATGATATGGAAGTGGAATCTTCCTCATACAAACTGAGAAGTTATAAGCTCCTTCGTAATACGCTTTACTTTGGCGGCACAAATATTAATATCCTGACCAAGACCAATGGTCTCATTATATGAAACTGTTGTACAAGACAATAAATTGAGACAAACGGACTTTAAAAAAAATATTATAAACATCTATAAATAAGATTGTTAACGATTTTTCATAAAAACTCAAAATCAGGGGACACTTGTCTGTCTGTTTTTAAGAAATGAACAGTAGTGTATGTAGAATTTTCAAAAAAAGAATGTTTTTAAACAGATTTCTGAAAGGGAAATGTGATTTACAACATCGAAACGGACAACAGTAAATTCTTTAACATTTACACAGAAGTATTACTACTCCATCGTAACTGTTACTGCAAGACGTAAAAAGGATTTTAGTAATTAGGTATTGAAAGCAGGAGAACAGGAAATTCCTTGCTTTTTTAACGAATATATTTCATGAAAGAAACCACCTGTAAAACATTTATATGTTAGAGATAGGCAGGGATCAGATGTTATTTTGATTCTTCCCGTAAGCGAGAGATCAGAACAGAGGGAGAGATTCCTGTTACCACTTTAAATACTGCGGAAAATTTACTGTGTGAAGAAAAACCTGCCAGATCAGCGATATGCGAAAGTTTGCAATGTCTTAATTTTGGTTCTTCCTGCAGTCTTTGAATGATATGACGTACTCTGTATTCGTTGATATAATGAGAAAAGTCTTTTCCTCTGTAGGTATTGATGATGTATGAAAGATAATTGGTATTGGTATTGAGTCGGGTTGCTACCGCTGAAAGGGATATTTCTTTATTAACAAAATATGACTGCTCCTCCAGTTGTATGAGCTCAGTTAGTATACGCTCTTCTGTTTCTTTGGTAATTCTGAGGTCTCTGCTTTCTGCTTTTGCAGGCTGTACGGCCCCGGACCGGTTACCTCTTAGTCCAAACTGCTGTACATCACGGAGAATATGATTATATCTCATATTTTGCATCTTTCTGTTCCATATGTAAAATATTACACTTACGGAGGTCACAATAAACAGAAAAACAGACAGCAGGATCAGGTATTTTTTATTCCGGGATTCAGTGTGTTGTGTGCTGTAAAATTCTTTGATCAGCTGATTAGAGATCTTTAATGTCAGATCGTTTTTTTTCCTGATTTCTTCCATATAGCGTTCGCTATACTCCACTGCTTTGGCCTGATCATTTGTAACTTTATAGTAGGTCGCAAAACTTTCATATACAAGACTTTTCATCTCAGCTCTCTCCGATGAAGCTATGTAAGCTTCCGCCTGTTTAAAATAAGAATAGGCTTTAGCATATTGCTTCAGTCTCATTTCCACCTCTCCCATTGCTCTGAAGATATAAGGGCGAAGATTGCTTTCCTGCTCCCCCAACTTCTGCAAGGAAGAATTGAGATATTCTCTGGCTTTTTGCAGATCATTGATTTCCAGGTAACAGATTCCCAATAACTGATCATTTGTAGCATGCACTATTATTGCTCTCGGACTGGAGGGGATTTGTTTCAGATGCTGCATCCCGTTTTCCAGTTCCTTTATTGCTTCTTTGTATTTTTTATTCTCCAGATAATAGAAAGCTCTCTCCTGATAAATATTGGCTGAGGTAAGATCATACCCTTCTTTTCCTTTGAGTCTTTTATTTGCCTTTTCTGCTTCTGCGAGGTGTTTACGTCCTTCTTCTACTAAGCCTACATTACGAAAAGTGGTAGCTATAAATCCCGAAGTGCGTACCGTCCATTCCAGATAATCGAAATCTTTTGCTATTTGTTGCGCACGAATGGCATTAACCAAGGCTGCTGTAAAATCTCCCGTACTATGTTTGATATTGGCCAGAAGCATCAGTGACTTGATCTGTTCTTCACCTTTATGAGCTATGGACAGCAGCGAATCAGCAAGAAAATTTGCTTTCCTTACATCCGAAGCGATCATTGCACCGTAAACTTTATTGTACACACTATCGAAAGCAGCATTTTGCTGAGCCCGAAGAGGTATTGCTATGTACAATACGATAAGGAACAGTAAGGCAAATCTTATTCTTTTCACGGTAAATAGTTATATAGTATTGGCGTTGACATCATAGCATTATCAGAAAGCGTTCTTTAAACAAGTTGATTTTTGAGTTGTCTTTCTCTAAACATTAAAGGTGTACAGGATTGTCGGTCTCTGAAACATCTGTAAAAGGATGCTTTTGATCTGAATCCGCAATGCGCAGCAAGTTGCTCCATAGGAAGGTTAAAATCCTGATCTGCAAGCATACCACAGGCATAATTTACTCTCAGCTGATTGATATATGTAATAAAACTCTGTCCGTAATGTTGTTCAAATATCAGCAGTAACTGTTCTTTGGGAATTTTGAGATTTTTGGACAGTTTCAACATATTAAATCTCATATCCAGATACCTTTCCGGCACCAGATATTCATCTATACGCTGAATCCACAATTTTCTATCTTCTTCATCAGGATACTTGTCCTGCGTCTTACCATGGCGGATATGATCTGCTGTATCGGATTGTCTTTTTTGTTGCATCAACAGGTAAAAGTAGTGGAGATAAGCTGCTGATACACCAATAAACATAGCAAAGAACAGCAACAGACCGGATAATGAGGATACTGCATCCTGCTTATAGACAATATAGTTGTATGCCACCGACATCATAAAGAAAGCCAGTATAAACAGCAATATTACACTGATATA
Proteins encoded in this region:
- a CDS encoding DUF7507 domain-containing protein, which gives rise to MQNFNKNCIVYIVLLFISLCLGLNTYADGSRDLYPSGVSGGRASLRSSMTVNASAYPFPTNGTHYVYAKVGETIALASSAQSGTNTQIKLYNPSGTELSLTIGNNAGNIANRTAELEGPRLPGQTSPANAYTAIYHTVVQEGIYKVEFLPHGNGTGSGGRDNISGNGNWTQATNSVYIPAWDVSVANVAKTGWIKGRVYMNVLNMDIYTITSGFSNIGGFYGKFKILTKDGYVYNVDNNGNNGISFTFFVNNKGFFKSTTDNTPLYKSMDLSNLSGRVHDPRTADAGSEVTHKIFYTLPANDLPSSANGAVPGNTTWLKNNRIVPKVEQLKVIGVDGTNGQVSNKGGKISFETGNTGQYKIVIESNGGVNFPARTLTGIALAGINNILWDGKDGAGNPLPQGNVPAKISVQLQGAEVHFPYLDMEINPNGIILELLNDNLSSVESNIVYWDDTDIPNTSSGTNSSPKNASHFVLPNGTPSSGTNANGHKWGANTTATSGTFGDVKAMDTWTFILGPVETLQTQISVKVADLKIESVSTSNGVVKVGDEIVYTVIVKNDGPSDVEGAPFSFNAPTGYEITSATPKTVCAGGGEISPSITSNKFNSALNMPNGCSITYEIKVKPTSTAPFGPITVDATIMRPNDVTDPDATNPDINTPPTDPYFECGNGVAGAGCNNIKNNTTVTLIDLLTATKSIVGNPATLKPGQAITYQIKIKNSNTVAKTPVQVSDVIPAGLSQISAITNGGTYNPTNRTITWSNLTVAGNSELTLSFNVIVDANLTAGTTAIKNTAIVTDPIDPTVPVTPEVEVPTEGKITSVKSIVGNPASVKSGDELEYRIVLTNSYGTAKSGVTVSDALAAELNTPTAISNNGQLTGNTINWTNLTVPANGTLTLSFKATVKANLATGTTAIKNTAIVTDPIDPTVPVTPEVEVPTEGKITSVKSIVGNPTSVKSGDELEYRIVLTNSYGTAKTGVTVSDALAAELNTPTAISNSGVLSGNTINWTNLTVPANGTLTLSFKATVKANLATGTTAIKNTAIVTDPIDPTVPVTPEVEVPTEGKITSVKSIVGNPASVKSGDELEYRIVLTNSYGTAKTGVTVSDALAAELNTPTAISNNGQLTGNTINWTNLTVPANGTLTLSFKATVKANLAAGTVSIKNTAIVTDPIDPTVPVTPEVEVPTEGKITSVKSIVGNPASVKSGDELEYRIVLTNSYGTAKTGVTVSDALAAELNTPTAISNSGVLSGNTINWTNLTVPANGTLTLSFKATVKANLAAGTVSIKNTAIVTDPIDPTVPVTPEVEVPTEGKITSVKSIVGNPASVKSGDELEYRIVLTNSYGKAKTGVTVSDALAAELNTPTAISNNGQLTGNTINWTNLTVPANGTLTLSFKATVKANLATGTIAIKNTAIVTDPIDPTVPVTPEVEVPTEGKITSVKSIVGNPTSVKSGDELEYRIVLTNSYGTAKTGVTVSDALAAELNTPTAISNNGQLTGNTINWTNLTVPANGTLTLSFKATVKANLTAGTTAIKNTAIVTDPIDPTVPVTPEVEVPTEGKITSVKSIVGNPASVKSGDELEYRIVLTNSYGTAKSGVTVSDALAAELNTPTAISNNGQLTNNTINWTNLTVPANGTLTLSFKATVKANLAAGTVSIKNTAIVTDPIDPTVPVTPEVEVPTEGKITSVKSIVGNPASVKSGDELEYRIVLTNSYGTAKSGVTVSDALAAELNTPTAISNNGQLTGNTINWTNLTVPANGTLTLSFRATVKANLTAGTTAIKNTAIVTDPIDPTVPVTPEVEVKVPSLALVKESVLNDENGDQIVQKGETVTYTFKVFNNGGTVVNNIVINDSKLNIVNLPVVPSLLNPGETGTVTGTYTLTQADVDAGSITNTALAKGADPTGRDVTDISGTAVDNNIPTVTVLPKQPSLVLHKTGTYVDTDNNGSTNVGDVIKYRFEVINNGNVTVKGITISDPKVTVTGGPVDLAPGSSDETTFYAEYIIKQEDIDRGGVYNLATAAGKDPDGDHVSVTSKDPNPINTDPGVDPGCLTCTITPLDRKGEITVMKTANLSQQFRYAGEKIEYDIVVTNTGNVTLKNVNVTDANADIKNIGTIAELKVGQSETFKAYHTITAADMLQGYVSNIAVAVGNDPKNNPVTGESKSGNPTQPKDPVDPNCKTCTVTPLPWKEIKANNDTPPAINGKDGGSTTSVLDNDQLNGKPVVPAEVKLTPGTSPNKGIIMNPDGTITVSPETPAGSYEYPYTICEVLNPANCSDAKATVVVEAAPIKANNDTPPAINGKDGGSTTSVLDNDQLNGKPVVPAEVKLTPGTSPNKGITMNPDGTITVSPETPAGSYEYPYSICEVLNPANCSDAKVTVVVEAAPIKANNDTPPAINGKDGGSTTSVLDNDQLNGKPVVPAEVKLTPGTSPNKGITMNPDGTITVSPETPAGSYEYPYTICEVLNPANCSDAKATVVVEAAPIKANNDTPPAINGKDGGSTTSVLDNDQLNGKPVVPAEVKLTPGTSPNKGITMNPDGTITVSPEIPAGSYEYPYTICEVLNPTNCSDAKATVVVEAAPIKANNDTPPAINGKDGGSTTSVLDNDQLNGKPVVPAEVKLTPGTSPNKGITMNPDGTITVSPETPAGSYEYPYTICEVLNPTNCSDAKVTVVVEAAPIKANNDTPPAINGKDGGSTTSVLDNDQLNGKPVVPAEVKLTPGTSPIKGITMNPDGTITISPETPAGSYEYPYTICEVLNPTNCSDAKVTVVIEAAPIKANTDTPVPVNGKNGKTIPSVLDNDQLNGKPVVPAEVKLTPGTSPNKGITMNPDGTITVSPETPAGNYEYPYTICEVLNPTNCSNTVVRITVVEPKLEILKVADRSRVKAAGEEITYTITVKNTGGVEFNNLVLTDVMFPAWTEKIPVLAVGASRSFSLTHKITQNEIENGVLVNSAKVNAQDPDGKPYQPEVKIETPVDNLAGLTVVKTGDRKEVKERGDKIVYTITVENTGNKILYDIEVTDPLTKLSKTITQLTPGQKEVFTTEYVVIQPDFDLAEIENTAFVKAKDGKGNVVDASGQYSVTVSPLPLHIPNVFTPNGDGQNDKFEIEGIERFDRVEMTIINRWGNEVYRNSRYDNNWVGEGLNEGTYYYIIETHKGSTKQLHKGWVLIKRN
- a CDS encoding helix-turn-helix domain-containing protein translates to MKRIRFALLFLIVLYIAIPLRAQQNAAFDSVYNKVYGAMIASDVRKANFLADSLLSIAHKGEEQIKSLMLLANIKHSTGDFTAALVNAIRAQQIAKDFDYLEWTVRTSGFIATTFRNVGLVEEGRKHLAEAEKANKRLKGKEGYDLTSANIYQERAFYYLENKKYKEAIKELENGMQHLKQIPSSPRAIIVHATNDQLLGICYLEINDLQKAREYLNSSLQKLGEQESNLRPYIFRAMGEVEMRLKQYAKAYSYFKQAEAYIASSERAEMKSLVYESFATYYKVTNDQAKAVEYSERYMEEIRKKNDLTLKISNQLIKEFYSTQHTESRNKKYLILLSVFLFIVTSVSVIFYIWNRKMQNMRYNHILRDVQQFGLRGNRSGAVQPAKAESRDLRITKETEERILTELIQLEEQSYFVNKEISLSAVATRLNTNTNYLSYIINTYRGKDFSHYINEYRVRHIIQRLQEEPKLRHCKLSHIADLAGFSSHSKFSAVFKVVTGISPSVLISRLREESK
- a CDS encoding helix-turn-helix domain-containing protein — encoded protein: MIATILFTAILLMASVTLGFILFTKSTAFIDQVTQSILVIFIFYTLFTVVCSYMYPSLSYIDKASPLLWIFGPCGYLRFKATERTRWSKQDIWHLLPLMLMLPFYFIFVSSASFRNDYGYIYYSVLYTSTACIWFVYALPIIFSLGRKTETPIDSNGYLDYISVILLFILAFFMMSVAYNYIVYKQDAVSSLSGLLLFFAMFIGVSAAYLHYFYLLMQQKRQSDTADHIRHGKTQDKYPDEEDRKLWIQRIDEYLVPERYLDMRFNMLKLSKNLKIPKEQLLLIFEQHYGQSFITYINQLRVNYACGMLADQDFNLPMEQLAAHCGFRSKASFYRCFRDRQSCTPLMFRERQLKNQLV